A part of Caretta caretta isolate rCarCar2 chromosome 1, rCarCar1.hap1, whole genome shotgun sequence genomic DNA contains:
- the LOC125630173 gene encoding uncharacterized protein LOC125630173 yields MQSSSAEVTMMESQNRKRAPAWTEREVRDLIAVWGEESVLSELRSSFRNAKTFLKISQGMKDRGHNRDPKQCRMKLKELRQAYQKTREANSRSGSEPQTCRFYDELHAILGGSATTTPAVCFDSFNGDGNTEAGFGDEEDDDDEVVDSSQTASGETAFPDSQELFLTLDLEPVPPKPTQGCLLDPAGGEGTSAACVSMITGSSPSQRLVKIRKKKKHTRDEMFSELMLSSHTDRAQTNAWRQIMSECRKAQNDREERWRAEESKWRAEESKWRAEDRAEAQMCRSVMRGGRIQC; encoded by the exons atgcagagctcatcagcagaggtgaccatgatggagtcccagaatcgcaaaagagctccagcatggaccgaacgggaggtacgggatctgatcgctgtatggggagaggaatccgtgctatcagaactccgttccagttttcgaaatgccaaaacctttctgaaaatctcccagggcatgaaggacagaggccataacagggacccgaagcagtgccgcatgaaacttaaggagctgaggcaagcctaccagaaaaccagagaggcgaacagccgctccgggtcagagccccaaacatgccgcttctatgatgagctgcatgccattttagggggttcagccaccactaccccagccgtgtgctttgactccttcaatggagatggcaacacggaagcaggttttggggacgaggaagatgatgatgatgaggttgtagatagctcacagacagcaagcggagaaaccgcttttcccgacagccaggaactgtttctcaccctggacctggagccagtaccccccaaacccacccaaggctgcctcctggacccggcaggcggagaagggacctccg ctgcatgtgtttcaatgatcacaggatcttctccttcccagaggctagtgaagattagaaagaaaaaaaaacacactcgagatgaaatgttctctgagctcatgctgtcctcccacactgacagagcacagacgaatgcgtggaggcaaataatgtcagagtgcaggaaagcacaaaatgaccgggaggagaggtggcgggctgaagagagtaagtggcgggctgaagagagtaagtggcgggctgaagacagggctgaagctcaaatgtgccggagcgtgatgagaggaggcaggattcaatgctga